The Patagioenas fasciata isolate bPatFas1 chromosome 21, bPatFas1.hap1, whole genome shotgun sequence genomic sequence TCGTGTCCAACCTGTTGCGGACGCGGGGCTGCGTCagcgagcagcagctgcaggtctTCAGCGGAGCGCTGCGGGAGGCGCTGGCAGGTGAGGCGCGGGCCGGGGAGCGATCGGCTGGACGGGGAGCAACGGCCGGGCCGAGAGCAGCCCACTCGTGTCTGTTGTCTTGTTATCCCCCTTGGGGCCGGGCACCCACTGGTGTCCTTCACGATGGCTCATGTGTTGCTCCCAGGACCTGGTGCTCTTCCCTGGGTGGCCATCTGTGTCCTCTTAGATTGGGCACCCATCTGTGCCCTTCCCTGACACCCAGCAGTGTCATCCTCGATGCTGGATACCTATTAGTGCTTTTGCCCGGGTGCCCACCCATGTCCCTCGGGACTGGCAGGCATCTGTGTGTCTCCCTGGACACCCACCTTTGTCCTGGGGGTGTCCTGTGCAAACACCTGCCTCAGCCCCAAAAGTGAGCAGATCCCCTGCCCAGTTTGAGGGCTTTGTGCAGCCCGTCTGCTTGAAATCCTCCTCACTGGGGCTTGATGCGTGTGATCCAGAGCTTGTCTGAGTGCTGAGACCCTGGCAACAGCTGTGTGGCCGTGGGGTCCGGAACTCCCCTCCCTGTGAGCGTGTGTGGGGCTCTGCACTAACTGGGTGATTCAGGGGTCTCCTCCCAGTTTATCAGCCCTAAGGAGGGATGGTTTGTCTGCCGCTGTGCTGAGATAAGGGGCAGCGACGTGCCCCTGAATTTAGAGAGTGACCTGGATGTTACTCCCTGCCTGCGGTGTTCTGTTGTTGGTGATACGGTATCTACCCCGGCCGCCCCGGTGCCTGGGGTGAGAAGGTGTTGGGCTCCAGCTGCAGCCCCCGTGGCACCGTCCTGCCTGGGCTTTCTAGGACCCGAAGAGCTGCGCTCCTGCACCCTGGAGCAAGCGGCGGCTGAATAGCTGAGCGCTTGGCTCTGGAGCCTCCGTCTGATGGAGGCAGCCTAAGGAGGACGCGGTTCCCTTCGCCTACAGCGAGGTGTGGGACCCCTCGGGACTACAGGACGCAGACCTCCTCCCAGCTGCTGCTCACCGCTCTTCCCTTCTCGCTTCCCTTGCAGAGCACTACAAACATCACTGGTTTCCTGAGAAACCGTTCAAAGGCTCTGGGTATCGCTGCATCCGGATCAATCACAAAATGGACCCCATTATCTGCAAGGCAGCTAGCCAGATCGGACTCAGCCTCCCGCAGCTCTACCAGCTCCTGCCCAGCGAGCTCACGCTCTGGGTGGACCCCTACGAGGTCTCGTACCGGATTGGGGAGGACGGCTCCATCTGTGTCTTATACGAAGCGACTGCGACGAAACCTGTGAGCTCCTATGGGATGCTGACCTGTAAGAACCAGATGATGTTGGGTCGCACCAGTCCTTCCAAAAACTACATCATGACTGTCTCCAGCTAAATACTCCTCTTGTCCTTACACTGCCAAGACACAGGCTACTGTATACCTCACCTGAGGATCTATTTTTAAGATGAAGagctatttatattttttaaaaaaatccaagaaaaccCAGAATTAAAATATTGGGCACTGCTTTGAACAGAAGCGGTGTTCTAGGTGCCTTTTTTAAAGCTGTAGCTTATGAGTTTTTATTATGAAGCTGATATCTACCTAATTATTGTTGGATGGCAATTTTGGGCTGGCTTGCTCACTTGGGCAGCTTGGAATGGAGGATGAGAGGGAAGAGCCAGGCTGGGAAGTGTGGCTTGACGGTGGGAGATgtgtgggtcaccttgccatccTGGTACCCAGCAGTATTGCTGTACCCCTAGTATTGCCGTACTGCTGGAGAGGGGATGAGGGAGTTGCTGTCTTTAACTTCACTTCTCAGCTGGTCTGATCTCTCTGGGGCCTGGACATAGTGTTGGGGGAACCTCCCCTCAGGGCTGGGTGATGCTGGGGACCCTGGGATCCCTCTCCTTTGCTCTCGCATCTCTTCTGGACCCACTCACTCCATGAGTGTTGCAGATCTGCTCTGCCCCACTCCCAGCACGAAGCGAGGGGCAGCGTGACCATCTTCAACCCCTCAATTGTTCCTTTATCGGTGTCCGTGGAGTGGAGCAAGGCAGAGATGCTCTGGGGGACATCCCCAGGATGAATACTGCAGCTGCTGTGGCGCACTGGTTTGTTGCTGGTGCGCTCCAGACCCCCAAACCAGCACCGAGCGGCTGGGGCTGACGAAGCCTTTCTGCGAGTGTGGCTCAGACGCCAGCCCACGTCCCGCAGCCCACGTCCCGCTCCTGTGTGGCCCCTGTGCCCCAGCAGTCGGCCTCCTGCAGAAGTTGCCTCATCCAGTGCTGCCGACTCGCCCCATCGCTTCTCCGGAAGAGATGAAGCAACTTCTCCTGTGCCGCAGAGGTTGTTGTGTGAGAATCCCCTTTGCCCTGCCTCTGAAAATCAGGAATACCGGGGGTGTCCTCCCCTGTGTGGGATGCTCACGTGCTTTGGTGTCCCAATGTTGCTTTTCAAGTCCCAGCACTTCCCTCTGTTCCCCCCGTGATGAGCGTGGGGCTGTTTCTGGGAGGGTACCCACTGGTACCTTGGGAAGGGGCATCGTTTGGTCCTGATCTCTTGGTACGTAAGCTTTGCACAATTAATTCCTGGTCCTGTGCTTTGTCTCTTCAGGTAGAACTCCTCTTGTAGCCCTGATGGTACTTGTGTTTGGGGGACTCTGCCCCAGTGCTTTTCAGGATTTGGCCCTTAAACTGCTCTGGCAGCTACAGATAGGGTGGGAGCGGAAAGTGCTGCCCTGAGAACTCCACCTGCCTGCTGGGAATGAGCCTTTACCAGGATGGTTTATGTCCATTGCCTTTTTATTCCCCAGCTGGTGTTCTCCAGCGATCCCGAGAGAAGTGGCTGGCGAAGGAGGACGTTGACAGTGGTTTGTAATGAACCTTGCCCAGGTTTCAGTGCTCTTTCCACCCTTCCTCTTTCCCGACCGGGCAGCTGTCTGGCATAACCAGAGTTGTTCTTGCCCAGCCTTTGATGAGTCAAGTTCTCAGACATTTGTGCAATATATTTCCAAATCTTGGGTGCTCTGAGAGAGGAAGGAAGCCTCCCATCTGCCGCAGTTCTTAGCTTGTTCTTTCAAAATGTCTATCTATATAAAAAAGCACAGCTTCCCAACTCTGACTATTAATGTGGAAAAGTTTGGATTTATTGTTTTTTAAGCTTCAAATCATGAATCCAGAACTGGAAAACCAGCCTCAATTCTCAGATCCTTTAAAAATGTCAAGCGGTGAGTTATTTGTCCTCGAACAGTAACAGACTGTGCCTCCCAAGCTGCGTCGTTTCCCTCCGAACTTGTGCTgtcagcaaagcagcagctgaacTCAAGCACTGGGGCTTTTCCCTGGGTGAACTTGTGCAATAGGTGACCTCACCACGAGGGGGGTGCTTGGGAGCTTCCCAAAGCGGCTTCCCTTTTCCAGGAAAAGGGATCTCGGTGCTTTTTGGAGTCTTGACTTAAGCTGCTTGCGTGGAAAGCCCATGGTGAGAACTGCCCGGGCCAGGCAGCCTCGGCTCGGGGCTGTGGAGCTTCCTAAGGCTGGCACTGCCTTGGCTTGGAGTTTGTCACCATCAGAGCCGTCTGAAGATCCACCGCCCCCTTtgctctcttccctccctcttatCAGCAAAGTTGTTCAGGAACAACAGCCCACACCAAAGGAATCACTAAATTGCTTTTAACGTGCCCCCACCTCCAGACCCAAAATAACCAAGTCTCATTCTTTCTGTCCCTGGTGTGGAGGAGTCTGATGTTAAAGGTCTGTTTTTAGCTTCAAAACCAACCGAACTGGGGTATAATCCATTTCTCTCTTGTAGCTGGTTACATGTAAAGCTGTGAATACGTGTGCTCTGTTGCCTTCTGCCTCTCCGAAGCTCGCCTGCGGAGCTGAGCGGTGTGTGTTTTGAGGCAGTGTATTTGAGGGGTTTCTTGTCATTTTTTAAACAAGCTGGACTGTTGAACGGGACCTGCTTTTTGTATTTGGTGAAAATGGTAGGAAGTTTGTAAGCTACACTTGGAGGAGGGAGTGGATGGTTACTAATTGTATAGTAGTTTTTATATACAGAATGTACAGATCCTTTGACAGACGTATGCTTTTGTTACTTTAATAAAAATGTAGCAGTACAAAGGAGCTTTGTTTTCTTGCTGGGACCTGTTGAGTGCTGGGATCGCAGCTCATCCCGCACCAGCGCTGTGGGCTGGGTTGGAGTGGGGGCTGTTCACATCCAGCTGTGTCACGGGGAGGCTCAGGAAACGCTGCTCGGTCAATGTGCTGACCCTGAACCTGCCCCAAACCTGGGGAATTGGGCCTGGGAGTTGGTCTCTGGGGGTCCCGGccactgggtctggctggggcAGATGGGACAGGAGGGTGTTACGTACCCAGCTGCCAGAGCTCTCGCCCAACCACAGGAATGGCACAAAGGAAACCTTGGAAAGATGGCAATCTGGGGCAGGTCCTGGTTAAGCTCCCCATTCCCACCGCCCGTCCGGGGGTGACGGAGCCGTGGGGAGGGCGGGTGAGGGATCACGGGACGTGGACACGCGGTGTGTGCGGGATGCTCGGGGCCTGTCACGATACCGGCAGCCGGGCTGATTCACCGCGGATCCTGTTCTGGTGATGTGGCAGGAGCCGTAACCCGCACCCTGTGATTACCCCCTGTGCACGCACTCCCGGCTGACCTGGGCTACACCAGCTCCTGCCGGTTTCCATCTGAAACTCCGTTTTcatggagttcaggagggtcttTGTGAACTTACCAACCCGCACCGCCCCGGAGCGGTGATGCCAAGGGTGGTGCAGATCTGGTCCCATGGCCCTGCCTCCCCTGCTTTTACCATAACACGCCACGGCCCGGAGGAGAACAATTTGTGGGCTGATGTTGGTGCTCTGTCAGTGCCGCTCCTCTTTTGAACTCATCCCTTCATTAGTTTCCATAAACACACCCAAATTGCTGCTGCTTGTGAAACAGGGCAGGAACGGAGCGTCCCATTGGGTTGCTGATTAGCTGAGGAGTCACCCAGGTTCAAAGGCTGGGGCGGGCGGATGATGGTGCCCTTCCTCCCGCTGGCCTGGCCGCGCCGGCCTGCTCTGCTCCCACCCATGTGCCGTGGCCCGTTTTGGGGCTGGCACGGTCCATGCTGTGACCTGTGGCTGCTGTTTGGGCCAAGATCATCTGAAATTGGAGTTGCCTGCAGCCAGGATGAGAACAGCTCTTGCGCCTCGGAGCGTTCAGTGAGGAGTCAACGCTACCCACACCACGAGCAGGTCCCACCGGCAGCCTCTGAATAGCTGACTCatctgctatttttatttttcttgtcgtTTTTCATCTGGTAGGACCGTGATACCTGCTCTACGAGCTGGGTTAGCGTGGGGGGGCATTTATCTGGCCTCCCCATAGCTCTTCACGGGCGGTTTTGGGGGCTGGTCTGTTCGGAAAACGCAGATTGTGCAAAGCCCGAACCAGCCACGGGGAACGTCCTGACGCAGCAGCCGCGACTGCGAGGGTGTTTGGGTTGACTCATGGCAAAACATTGGTTcgctttttcctgtgtttgtgttCTTCTCTTTCCTGAGGTCCCTTTAGCAGAAATCAGGTGTTTCTAACGTGTCAGAAAAGCAACATCAGCATTTAGGATGTGAAACTGCTTGTTGGGGTTATTTCTGCCCTTCCCACAGAAGCCAAATCTCATCCCCGCCCAGCCCTGGTATTATCATCAGACCTCCCTCAAAATGCTTTCATCCCCCCCAGCTGGGAATAGAGCTTTGGCAAACGGGCTGGGGACGGCAGCgacgcagcagccacagctctggGCTCTCCCGTTTGCAGCCGGAGCAGCGACAGAAGCGAAACGGGTGCTGCTGAACCTCCTCCCCGCGCCGGCACGTTCACACCGGGCTCGGCCCCCGCCAGGTGCTTCCTGCCCTCAGTGTTTGCTGGCGGGGCCATGGGAACCCACCGGCTATTTTGGCTCTCGCTGGGTGCGGCCGCGCTCGCCCGTATCTGGGGAGACGCGGGCGGCAGCGCCCGGCCCTGGGAAAAGGGGGAGGCGCGGGCCCCGGGGTGCTCTGTCCCCTGCGGGGCTCCGGAGCCCTCGTCATCTTCCCAGGATCCACCGGAGAAGCTGCCATCACGTGGCCCAGCAACGGGAAGGTGGTTTGTGGGGTTCGGAGGGGCTGGTGCTGCGCCAAGCCCGTGGTGCTTGGGGCTGCAGGCTCCGGCGTGGCTGCTGCTTGCCCCGGCAATCCCTGCATCGCCGCTCTTGGCACCGGCAGgctctggtgtttgctggtgcgGAGGAGCCCCCACACGAGCTCTGCGTGTGGCTCCGCATCGTGGGGCTGAGCCGAGCCCTCCCCAGCCCACGGGCACCGGGTCTGCGCTCTGCGTTGGCACGTGggctcctggtgctttctgtccCTTGGCCACCTTCTGGGGACCacgttccctgcctgcccttcgcCTTACGgaccttcctctccctcctctgcccTCCTCCAGCGCGCTGGCCTCCCTTCACACCCGCACAGCCAGATGCTGAGCTCTCCGCAGCCGTCACACGTCTTGTCTCAGCTTGTCCGAGCACCCCAGCCACCTCGCCCCCAAACAGCGCGGAGGGGAACACACCGCTCTGCCTTTCCAATCCTCGCTAAAAACTGAACCACCCGGTGGAAGAAAATAACCCAGACGATGCTTCTTTTCTCCGAAAAGGCCACGGGCAGATGCGAGCGTGTGTGCCGCAGCCGCCGCGCGCCCACTCGCCTCCCCCGCGCAGCGCAGGAGCCGTCTCGGCGCTCGCAGTGCTTGGAGGggctccagcagcagatggggcggGCTGCGGCGCTGCTTCGTGTGAGCTCGAGAAAGCAATCCCCCCCAAACAACCACAAAAGCTGCcggcaggctcagccccagctccGCT encodes the following:
- the BTG2 gene encoding protein BTG2 — protein: MSQSQSHSQRRGPRADMVPEIAAAVGFVSNLLRTRGCVSEQQLQVFSGALREALAEHYKHHWFPEKPFKGSGYRCIRINHKMDPIICKAASQIGLSLPQLYQLLPSELTLWVDPYEVSYRIGEDGSICVLYEATATKPVSSYGMLTCKNQMMLGRTSPSKNYIMTVSS